The following are from one region of the Nicotiana tabacum cultivar K326 chromosome 3, ASM71507v2, whole genome shotgun sequence genome:
- the LOC107809138 gene encoding NAC domain-containing protein 73, translated as MTWRNQSNGETALPIISAPPSDESNIMITSKVDHEIRIITCPSCGQSIELQNQRGIHDLPGLPAGVKFDPSDHEILEHLEAKVLSDTLKLHPLIDEFILTIDGENGICYTHPEKLPGVSKDGQVRHFFHRPSKAYTTGTRKRRKVHTEIDGGETRWHKTGKTRPVYIGGGLKGYKKILVLYTNYGRQRKPEKTNWVMHQYHLGENEEEKDGELVVSKVFYQTQPRQCGSLSIRKPVDNNKSRSLSRQDSPILKTTNFVDYYNPPFISYDIGSQNRDSSPQLIQNLVVHGDSSSFVIPSNASKEK; from the exons ATGACATGGCGCAATCAATCCAATGGTGAAACAGCTCTCCCTATAATATCAGCTCCTCCATCAGATGAAAGTAATATTATGATCACCTCAAAAGTTGATCATGAAATTAGAATCATTACTTGTCCTTCGTGTGGACAAAGCATAGAGCTTCAAAATCAG AGGGGAATACATGATTTGCCTGGTCTACCAGCTGGAGTGAAGTTTGATCCATCGGACCATGAAATTCTTGAGCATTTGGAAGCAAAGGTCCTTTCAGATACCCTTAAACTTCATCCCCTTATTGATGAATTCATTTTGACCATTGATGGCGAAAATGGCATTTGCTACACTCATCCTGAGAAACTACCTG GGGTGAGCAAGGATGGTCAAGTACGTCATTTCTTTCATCGGCCATCAAAGGCATACACAACGGGGACTAGAAAACGACGAAAGGTCCACACTGAAATTGATGGTGGAGAAACAAGATGGCACAAAACAGGCAAAACCAGGCCAGTTTACATAGGTGGAGGTTTGAAAGGTTACAAGAAAATTTTGGTACTCTACACAAACTATGGTAGGCAAAGAAAGCCTGAGAAGACTAATTGGGTAATGCACCAATATCACTTAGGTGAAAATGAGGAGGAAAAGGATGGAGAATTAGTTGTTTCAAAAGTTTTCTACCAAACACAACCTAGACAATGTGGATCATTAAGCATAAGAAAACCAGTTGACAACAACAAGTCAAGATCTTTAAGCAGGCAAGATAGTCCTATCCTGAAAACAACGAATTTTGTCGATTATTATAATCCTCCTTTCATTTCATACGATATTGGGAGCCAAAATAGAGATAGCTCACCTCAGCTAATCCAAAATTTGGTTGTTCATGGTGATAGCTCATCCTTTGTTATACCTTCAAATGCAAGCAAAGAGAAATGA